ttcttatttttaatttacacaggatgtatccagtttcatccttgaatttttaaaatttaagctaggatgagtccagtttcatccttgctattttttttttggcatttcacccaaactattttttactcgtccatttgaaccgtgatttaaaaatatttggacaaatgacccattttccgcaaATATTTTATATAGCCTAAAtgacaatgaatttgaagttaatattttgaTGAAACGTACCTTTTATCGTATTATAGATTACTACAAAGAAAATGAGCACAATCCGAAACGTATAACACCACCGTCATCATAAGTTTATGCTATGTAAAATATGTTAATTGTATAAGATAATTATGAAGATCCATCGAAAATCTTATTTGAACACCATCTTAAAAGATTTGTACTAATTTTTAATAAAACCTAAAtaacaatgaatttgaagttaatattttgatgatatgtttctcttaTTATACAATTCGAGATACCAAATTCAACCATTTACCGACCTTAATTTCAGCCGTTAATTTCCAACGGTTGATTTCCCAAGTAGTAAATGGTGGTGTTATACATTTTgaattgtgttcatttttgcAGAATTGTCTAGTTTATAAGAATAACAAATCACCAGAATATTAACTTTAAATTCATTATCATTTGGGATCGAACAGAAGTTTGTGCAAATATTACGGGAGAGCGTTTAAGTACTTCATTATAAACTATTCCATAATTTGCCACAGTTGTATAAGGATCAAAATTTTGCCACGACATTGCTATAACAAAATCTGAACTCTTCTGAGACTTTTAAACTCTTTTGAAACTTAGGTTGGAGAAGTGGTCACCAGAGTTAAGCAGCAAACTCTTTGGCTATGCGTGGTATTGATGTGGATGACCTTTTTGTGTCTAACACAACTTAAAAGCTGCTTTTGCAAAATCTTAAAAGCCAAACAATGGAATGGTTTTGCTCACTAGTGGGAGCTACAACATCAGTACCGAATTTATGGACAGTAGTACAAAAACCAAACTCACCGGGTTCAATATATGGTCCTTCATAGGAATTAAGGATAGGAAAGTTACAGAGATTTTTATGGTTtgcacaacacaaaaacaaaaacttCAAAATCATTGATGTCAACTTGAACTAGTCTGATCGTCACGTTTATTTATTTCTACCGCGTTTATGTAATCTTAAACTCTAGATCCTTTTCTTTTGTCCATCCACTTGTCCGTTTCTAGACTCTTTTTACGGTCTGTTTGTAACGTGCGGCACTTCAACGCGTTCAGTTAGACTCACTCACTCAGTCACTCTCTCATGGGTCGTCACTTTCCTTTTCACTCACAAGCCGAGAAAACCAGCAGCCAAAACCATTAGGTATATATAGAAATGGCGAAGTCATGCAGATGTATTCAATCATCGAACTCATTCATGTACGTACTCAATTTACCATATCATATCCTTGCAACATTTGAGTTTTTAGCTAGGGTTCATAATGATTCGGAACGGTACAGTTGATAATCCATCAGCGTCGTCATCATCATATAGTCATACCAATGGTAATAGTAGTGAACAGCAGTCTAAATATAGGGGCGTAAGAAAACGTAAATGGGGTAAATGGGTATCAGAAATTCGACTACCAAATAGTCGAGAAAGAATTTGGTTAGGTTCTCATGATACACCGGAGAGAGCAGCTAGAGCTTTTGATGCTGCACAGTTTTGTCTACGTGGTCAAGAAGCTAAATTCAATTTCCCTGACAATCCTCCGGATATTCAAGGTGCTAGCTCGTTGTCTCGAGCTGAAATTCAAGAAGTTGCTGCTAAGTACgcgaatgaagaagaagaagtacaacataaTGAAGATATAATTAGGTTTGGAAATGAACATACTAATGATAATAATGTTCATATGGATTGGGAACTCTTGGATTTATTGTCAGTTTCCAGGGATACGGATGATACGCTGAGTATGGCTAATGGTGTGTCGGATTTTGGAGTTTTTTCCGATGCCAATGATTTTCCGGGAGAGTTTTTGACGCTATCACCACAACTTGAATTTGTTGGTGATtacgaagatgaaaatgatggtggAGTTTTTAGTCACCACTCATCtctttggaatttttaaattatTGAACCAACTCGGGCGAGTTTTAGTATGCCGAGTTAACGATTTTTACGTAGGAGTTTGTTTAATTGCATACAAGTAGTGACTGTGGATGGCTCCTTTTTGTGCCATCCTTTGAATCACAGTAAAACCCTTGAGGCTATGAACTCGAGTCGACTTTTTTTCAGACAATAGTGATCAGAGTCAAATCGGGTAATTCAGTGTTTATTATCACGCCCGGTTCACGGTAGAGAATATCAGCCACAGTATGTAATTCTTgattctttcttctcgttttttgTCATTTTGTTTTAAATGATTTTTCTTAAAAACTTTTCTTTATAGAAAAGTGGTGAATTGTATTGTATTTTTGAAAGGTTTTTTTTAAGGGCAAAGCAATATTAGTCAACCAAAATTGATACTAATTATTAAATTATAGTAAAACAAGAATGTTGCATACTGCAGACACCCGAGTATGTtggaaataaataaaattcactcaaattaatacttcctccgtcccattattaaatgacctagttcaagtttgcataatttttaaggcaagtaaggagaaaagtatttttaagcattttttaagTATATGTtggataataaatagtgaaattttgaaatggtttatctctcaaactacaccacggatttTCGCAAACTTCGTGCCATTGaatagcattttaaaacacctatataacgaatataaacatgactatcaaattatacatatttcttatatttcttataatcaattaaaggataattttaaaaatatctccttatttagtgatagaggtcacttaatggtgggacaaaatctaaaagtaactaggtcacttattagtgggacggagggagtagtataaGAAACTACCCACACATTGTCATAGATCGAGTCAATTTCAAATAAATGTTGCGACATTTCCAGCTACGGAAAGATATACTAATCTGTAATCATATAAACTTCCTTACCACAATTAGCTTATTCGACTGAACCATGATCAAGCATGATGGGTAATTCAATTTCCCCCGGCATTTCAATTAGAAACTTTTTCCGTAGTCGGAAAATCACAAGGAAGTAAGGCACTAGTCGACCCAATTTTTATTTACCAGAAGCCTAGTCAATAAACtgtaatgtgttgaattgctaaCTTTTAAGTGATCAACTGCTTGTAATGTATATGTATGGTTGCTACTCGCTAGTTTCAGCACAATAAATTCATTTTATTAGCTAGCATAAAACAAATGTGTCAAACAGAACGAATTGACATGCATGAATTCAACATAGATCAAATATGATACGCCAAGGGTATAGCTAGAAGGAGAGAAATGGGTTTGGTGCCTAAAGGGCTGGAGGATCTAATTCTTGATGTAAAATCGATATTGGTGTTGTGGAAATCAGATGATGGCACTTTCCACTTGATTCAATTGAACGGCATTCTGTTAgaacaagtcttatggtggaatccaaccatcttccatcttccacgccacctcagcacttggaattgtggatggaaacacaagtgtaatggtggaatagtagaaacgctattcttaatggagctaaaaaaacgcaattaagaatgaagctaaaaaaacgcaattaagaatggagttttttttttcagccgttagagttcaacaactcattttaaatataCGGATacaaaaaacgcaattcttaatggcgTTTTTTTAGCGCCAATCTTATTTgcgtttagcgctattcttattggcgtttagatggattccacgaaccttTTCACCAAACCATGGAACCCTCCTTGGATTTTTTGTGAAAAGCCCTAACTTGGAAACCACTAAATTTGACAtttcatgatttttccacacttggaataggttggattccaccataagagtTGCTCTTAGGGTGTTGAAACATAGCCTTGAGCTAATAGTGATGGTTGGCACATCCTTTTTGTTACAGTAATGATCTTTTTCTCCAAAATAAATGAACTACGGAAATACAAGATAATCTCATAAGAGCATCACAAGGCCATGGGTTATAAAAGCTACCCTAAATGGTTTCAGTAGTAAATAAAAATGGTATTTTTGTGCGTCCATCACATTGGGAGAGTGGTATATATTTTCCCGAAGGGAgactcaaaaagaaaagaaaaacaaagtaaaacaaCTCATGTTTATTGAGGATTGTGGTCGACTCATGAAGTGTGACTGCTCCCACTTGATCTTTCAATCTTATCCTCGTGCtgcttgttttattttttgtCCACATTATCTGGTAGTCCCCTCGGCTGCTTTTCTGATTTTCATCTTCAGATTTAGTGACGGTTTACATTTTTGGCCACGAATTAAAATGTTGCTATCGTATTGTTGGCAGATTTTTAATTCTTCGGAGATTTAAAATGGAgctgtaactactggaaatccagtagcacatccaagaaagagaagaaacagatctaagacatgataaatatttttgatgagaaattttttattgattaaccattcaAAGCGGTGAAGAATACAAGCTTTTTgagtacaaggaaaccctaatctctcacTCTAAGCCAAGCTCTCCCTCACCAAAGAATCCGACCCTCATACATTGTCCAAGGAcccatatttatagaccaatgattaaagatttaatgggggttgtagtaatgaaggttcgaactctaagacttgtgaaggtgaaggatttttagatttataaaaattatatacaaaaatattgacaaattggtagagaggtagtgggactaatgattcagccaatcttcataacatagggctcaatgatttattctcaacaataaccgctcaaaacatatatggactcttcttttgccaaagtagattctcaaaacattaattgtaaatgttaagcatggaacatcaaatcacctaagctaagcatgacccatctaatcaaataacacccaatttaatcaaaacatatttcaattaatttttaatgcaaaagtcttaaaaagaattaataaaattacccatgtatgaagctcggcctcctccgtcgtcccagtgttggggtttaactcatcatagtaaaaatgtcttaaaataatttattatggctcaaaaatggtttacaaatgatgagaatatgagaaatacaataaaaccagagaattacgaccctcagtgacaaaataagactgctgtcgctgtgtcgcaaacgctgtggaaaataagactgcctgacgtacgacccacaggtgtgagtcgttattactgtagaaaaacgactgctgttgcaggtccgttcgtcgtgttcttggtgttcttcatcagcagcagcagcagcaacagagtttcatcaactcttgatttctgcttctctggacctcctctcgaccccaaactctcgacaaccctctatgctaacccaagagttatacttatatacctttggaccaagaataacttctcattaatccaaaaaatcttcccattactcggcagtgaatgaaaatatttccgatatttttttctttaattctctgatttgttacggattgttccctgttttatctcttctcacgcgtcatccttgagctgtagggattgtttccagccaatagaatcaactcATGCatgtctcttccatccaagaattccaagaatagaatatttctctattttagaatatcttccctgatttgattaccaccggttatctaaccaattttgaccgaatccaacacccataccagctctatctaggccctaggaataAACCcgtttaatttgggccattgaatctcactagaacaccttcaaatcctcaaccctagtcacgacacttcaagaacaatttttcgcgccaatttttggtttttgaatttgggaagaagatgtcctccccctaaccagaactggggtgcgaatagcagctgccttgggggtgacctggggatgtcccttagtaattaggttaccccgtatccaaaagcgagagtccgaataacacttgtcctccgggggttccaaaatcaacttttcgagccgaattttccaaaaatgtttatttcctaaaaatacataaaaacacaatattagtacaaaaatagagttccaacaatacggacattgaggacaaattagacacaaaaatgtgtctatcaaatacccccaaacttattatttgcagtcctcgagcaaatataatctagaaagtaaaatgactacacttagcacgtgcagcaagccgttaaaccactaggtggccctagtggcggagtgttgtctccggagggttaccagaggtgtaccacaaacctttatactccagaccctagctatctacaacgaaccttggaaggcactaaagaatctccttggttggcatacttattgactacaagaggaagtaccctgatgaaattccaattgatgtacacgagtttgcactcaagcatactaaaattcatatataagtgacagagctctactcagatagttgcactatggacatcatattcggagtcaaactaatcacatggaaagattaagagatggatatagaaaacatagatggttttgatgtttactaagtgaacggcgtttcccatatctgtctgaaggcctccgccaaaatgaacctatcctaatggattgagatactagtctgactaatatcaacacactggcatatacaagggtaccagtggtcgataacctaactctagttcaacacaactggcatatacaagggtaccagtggtcgactttattgaatttattccttttggtcaaatggtctggtctcatatatttttttttttttcaactttttggtaactaccattttttttttctttttttttcatggtatctcaatcactctaattcaccctagcattggtaacaacttgaatcgtgggccccacctatcacttagaaaaatagtttaaaaacaaaataaaaatagaagtgaaaaggactcaacgagatatggtgcaactatcatgttatttctaacacctgagctctgtgcttttatgaatagactctatagatgtttccatctaatcagattggttcctcaactcctacaaccaagatgtttccatccacttagattagttagtgccatcctgaatacgcataaatttctaggctctggagtttatttattgcaactaaaagattttcccatacccccaaacttaaatctaacattgtcctcaatgtttccaatgataaaattaacagcatgaacgaggagaaattgttaccacttgaagcaaaaagagttaaggaaagatattaccgtgttgcatgagcatgggatacctcccaagaagtgctaagtttaaagtcttcagccagacttaggaaaggattagtcaactcgaaccataaagtaacagtcgaaataaccgtgggtcttcaaaacgaaatagagttgaccaaaggaaactacaataactcaagaaagtgaacaagaataacatgcccttatctagtttcctgattaagatatttatatctaattgtggttcaggttcatgttctatgaaagggtctaaataaaatattttcctcggatgcatttcctcataggttggatccaaattattaggtcctagagtctggaaaaactcaaataagaacttagaatcacaaaataataataacctaaataactgaggatcctctaagtcaatcaagtttgacttacataattgaccacaatgagagtagtggtcattcttaagcaaatgtgtcgattctaatttcctaaggcatttaggtttagtctcacaacttaatattcgacacatttaaaatctatatgttcccacatttggaagaaaactatttggtgggaaaacaaaatcaatcttggtattatttcctgggttaaccacatcaaccagaggatgggtttctaatagttgagactcttgttggatatcattaggttgtggaaaacgagtatgaagataatcttgtaagatggttgaggcattgatgtcaagtcgcaagtgagggaccttactaagagttaaagcacatggaggatgatactcacccccaaacttagagttttcagtgtctctagatagactaatcacaacttccctaatttgtaggtcatcagattcctgaaaatgggaaattgattcttctaagttgtaatcttgcggtgcatcctcactcacctctacgagttcatctaagactattgtttctaaatcgtatgactctaaaacagtaaTCTCAGGATAAACTGGTTtctctaaacctttcttggtttcgtaaacaagacatactacatcgtctgaaacgggggtatctctagtcaaatcctcgtccttttgaataggtgaataatttttaaaattattaggatctgaaccagaaataatataatcattataaggttcaactggggtaacaaattcctcatcactattcccacacatttccgattcttcatcagcactatcttcatcatcataatatattttttgacatttaataattctcaatctttgtttccaactacatggtctatgtttataatatttctcatagatcgttagaggtgattcctcaataaaagttggagtatccatatatcgctgcctacgcatatattcaccaagagtcatttccgaagacgtctcttgataacgagaaattgtagacatatattctcgcaacgtcatctcaAGTGGcatctcctcaaaaggattcatcaccgaagaaatataaactacagagggattctatacaatcacaaacaaggccgactcgacttcaccaaagcaaacctaaagatttctagcaaacaaaaagcatgatggatccacttagattgtttctagaccagcttctatctctcgaaggggaattcgttacagtttgagcaacccctctggatcaattcgagctaatgtgagatgcaactgaggcgagggaagctcaatggagatttgatacccaaggccttaccggcgttacaaggcggcttgtttcaactcccagaagtcaccatgaactttgaagttgcttaaaaggtaaccaatatccttcgattttttttcctaacaagctcgataccctataggtctctttctaatcagattttaaagcttgagttcgcgttaggttttgttttcctaaaacaggcaagaagggaacagtgatgaaatccgaacccttatcttgtttaggacaggccttgccctttactaggaaaataaagatagTCCGGttcatcctcaaacaattatcaccttaaggcatacagtaactcgcttgcaggggattcgcgggtgtttcgattggacttacctcccgtaccagaaggGGGAtaaaccgttgtcgtcgactcgggccacgactcctatcccgtgtacgaacccgaggggccgagacgatatagtaatcgtcgtccttccctgcacacagtttatataattttttttttttaataataatacccttccgtagggttaaaaaaagaataaagtccaattgtccagaataaagtccaaataaaaagtccaaaaattacaaaaattatgaaagattaagcctatttacaaatcctaaaaaaaaattatgtcttttttttcttctcttttagcttttagctttaagctttttgttcccaattccttagtattccacttcgaacctgtaaatcaaagacacaaaaagaaacttaaaaaggaacaaataatagtaaaaaaaataataaaaacctaaaaattctacctaaacacaaatccgcgtcggcggcgccaaaatgattaaagatttaatgggggttgtagtaatgaaggttcgaactctaagacttgtgaaggtgaaggatttttagatttataaaaattatatacaaaaatattcacaaattggtagagaggtactgagactaatgattcggccaatcttcataacatagggctcaatgatttattctcaacaataatcgctcaaaacatatatggactcttattttgccaaagtagattctcaaaacattgattgtaaatgttaagcatggaacatcaaatcacctaagataagcatgacccatctaatcaaataacacccaatttaatcaaatcatatttcaattaatttttaatgcaaaagtcttaaaaagaattaataaaattacccatgtatgaagctcggcctcctccgtcgtcccagtgttggggtttaactcatcatagtaaaaatgctctcaaaataatttattatggatcaaaaatggtttacaaatgatgagaatatgagaaatacaataaaaccagagaactacgaccctcagtgacaaaataagactgctgccgctgtgtcgcaaacgctgtggaaaataagactgtctgacgtacgacccacaggtgtgagtcgttattactgtagaaaaacgactgttgttgcaggtccgttcttcgtgttcttgatgttcttcatcagcaccagcagcagcaacagagtttcatcaactcttgatttcttcttctctggacctcctctcgaccccaaactctcgacaaccctctatgctaacccaagagttatatttatacacctttggaccaagaataacttctcattaatccaaaaaatcttcccattactcggcagtgaatgaaaatattcccgatatttttttctttaattctctgatttgttacggattgttccctgttttatctcttctcacgcgtcatccttgagctatagggattgtttccagccaatagaatcaacccatgcacgtctcttccatccaagaattccaagaatataatatttttcctattttagaatatcttccctgatttgataaccaccggttatctaaccaattttgaccgaatccaacacccataccagctctatctaggccctaggaacaaacccgtttaatttgggccattgaatctcactggaacaccttcaaatcctcaaccctagtcacgacacttcaagaacaatttttcgcgccaatttttggtttttgaatttgggaagaagatgtcctccccataaccagaactggggtgcgaataacagatgccttgggggtgatctgggggtgtcccttagtaattaggttaccccttatccaaaagagagagtccgaataacacttgtcctcagGGGTGCCAAAattaacttttcgagccgaattttccaaaaatgtttatttcctaaaaatacataaaaacacaatatttgtacaaaaatagagttccaacaatacggacattgaggacaaattagacacaaaaatgtgtctatcaaccaaCCAACCTTAGTGGTGTACATCTCATTTTTCTTCGCCTGGATCTCGTGgagatgctttatacttcgcTCAGATCATTTTCTGTGAAAATTTTCCCCTTTCTTTCGCTGACAACTTTGGATGTTTGTCGGGACAGCTGTCTTATTTCTTGCTTAATAATTTACTTACTTCGCAAGTTATCTTTCTAGCCAAGTAACCTTACTCCGTCCATCTTTATTCCGTGGCTGGTGTCTTGCCGGGTACTCCAACTGATTCTTTGCAGCTTAAATTCCTTATACGAGGTACTTAGTTTTTAGGATGCTTCGTGCTTTGTGTTATTAGTTAGTGGCGAGGTAATTCTGACATTTAATTTGACAAGTCATTGACCGAGATCTTTAAGTGAGATTCTTCAGTCCCATTTCGTGCCTTCCTGTGTGGCCACGTGGCGAGCCTATTTTGTGtacctacattttgccttttcttatttcgTTCGAATCTTATGAGAATGGAATAAGAACCGGTTGAGATTCCTTGGATGCCACATTCTCCACCTTCTTACTTCCACGTGACCACGTTCTCCTGGTAACCGGCTATTACCGGTCAAGTTTCCTCAAACGTGTCGACAACTTGCTCTACCAGTAATCCTCCACATgctataaatattttgttttagccTTAGTTTAAGTTTCTTTTCTCTTCTCCGTGAACTCAATCTTATTACTTCCCTTGCTCTTGCTTCCTTTCTCCCGACTTTCTCACTTCTCCTTCATCGTTATGGCTCCAATGATTGTGTCAACAC
This genomic window from Papaver somniferum cultivar HN1 unplaced genomic scaffold, ASM357369v1 unplaced-scaffold_15, whole genome shotgun sequence contains:
- the LOC113335564 gene encoding ethylene-responsive transcription factor ERF017-like, which translates into the protein MIRNGTVDNPSASSSSYSHTNGNSSEQQSKYRGVRKRKWGKWVSEIRLPNSRERIWLGSHDTPERAARAFDAAQFCLRGQEAKFNFPDNPPDIQGASSLSRAEIQEVAAKYANEEEEVQHNEDIIRFGNEHTNDNNVHMDWELLDLLSVSRDTDDTLSMANGVSDFGVFSDANDFPGEFLTLSPQLEFVGDYEDENDGGVFSHHSSLWNF